In the Zingiber officinale cultivar Zhangliang chromosome 5A, Zo_v1.1, whole genome shotgun sequence genome, CAAAGGTTTACGAAGGCAAGCTGAAATGTTACAAGCTCAACACTGACGAAAACCCTGAAATAGCTAATCAATACGGAATCCGGAGCATCCCGACTGTAATGATCTTCAAAAATGGAGAGAAGAAGGATACTGTGATCGGAGCTGTGCCGGAATCTACTCTGGCCGGATCTATCGAAAAGTTCATCTAGTGTCACAAATTTTTTTTGCATTCAGCTCTCTGTACTGCTGTGCATATTGTGTTTATATTGCTTATTTCTGTAAGAAGCATTGGCTGAAATCTAAATGTCTGCTTTGGATTATTATTGTGGAGATAAATTTGATGATCAAAGTTTTTGATCTAAACCACAACTTGAACAGAGGGAAAAGAGAATTGACTACTCAAAGATCAAGAAAGAATCGAGGAAAAGGAGCTGGCCTGCGAGTAAAAGCTCAAAGCTTGGGCGTAATCTCCATCGACGAAGTGCTCATTTCCGAGTCCAGAGCAGCTTCCGCGCCTCTTTCGACGGAGTTCCAGTCTTCCAGATCGGATCTGTCAACTCCCTCCCCGATAACCTAGATCGAAAAACTGAGAGACGCGAAAACCACAAATTCCACGAAGCAGACGAGCTAGAACGGGGAAATTACTAGTTGAAACTGAGGCCAAGAGGAAGAGACCGTCGAATTCTCCGGCGCGTTCTCACCGATCACCCGCTTCAGATCAGATCGCCTGGGATTGGGGATCTCCGCCTCTCCGTTTTCAATAGGGCGATCGAAGAACATGAAATCGCATGGCATTAAATAAGATCGAGGTCGGATCcgagatttattttattttttaaattggcCCTCCCAATTTCGGAATTCTCATTTTACCCTAATTGCAATCGATATAAAGTTCAATTTTTTCAGAGAGAAccaatttttttaatcatttgcaaaattaaataaactatttaatgaAAATGTGAAATATCATAAATCAATTCCTTGGCACAATCAATATTCATACAATgatgataaataataataataataaatgcacaatatagaaataaaataaattgacttaattaaatttgatatAATGCTAAAGGAGTTTGTCGGAATTGATAGATTTTAGTATTGGAAAGGTTTATAAGGCTCGGGCTTTCACGATATCGAAGCTCATTTCACTTGGATCTGTTGCTTGTAACTCAACTTGAATTCCATCGAGTTCTCTTTTGAACTTGTCTTTGGAACTAGCATACAACATTTTACTCCTCACCTTCGACGCATCGGGAGCCCTGATTGAAACAAAAATAAGTTTGTCTTTAAATTGTATTTATAAAAAATGAAATTGAAGGATAAATCATTCTAATTCCATCTAATTATCAAATATTATTGTTTTTCTCACCAAGAAATAAAGAAGATCTTGCTCTTTTGGCAATGCTCGTCGGTGATGAAGTCGAAATCAAAGACGGCATAACGACACTCGTTGGCCGGAAAGGCTAAAGTGAAATCCTCATAGCTCTGATTCGGTTGACCGAGCTTGTCTATTATGACTTGTTGCACATTCTCATCAATTTTAAAGATGATGAAGCGAAAATTTCTCTTAGCCTTCAGTTCCATGAATTTTAGCTTACAATCGTCGTGCACTGCCATCCCCGACGCGGAGTTTGCCTTTACAATGAAACGAACATAAGTAATGCAAGTTGATTAAGTACCAACAAACTTAGTATTCATAAACAAAATCACAAACAAAAAGGAATAAATCTAAAACATTAAATGGATTTGCACAACATTTCATTTAAAAGAAGACACTATTGAATGTATAATGACACCACGGAGATCATTAAAATGCGAATGTATTAAAAGATCGAAGAGAGGACATTTTGAATTGCTTACCATGATTTCTTGAGGAGATTCAAGTAGAATTGAGATtagaaggaaggaggaaggaggaatgaagaataggaggaggagaggggaatTTAATGATAGAAATTGTGGGGGAGGGAGAGAAAAAAGGGTAGAGACAATTGTTTGATGGAGGGAAAAGGTTGACCTTTGTTTGCTCCTCTCTTATGGATAGTAATAGTTTGACTTAATCAATTGCCATTAATAGTAAGCGtatctaactaagctattttaaaaatAGTATGTAACATAAGTTAGAGATGAGAGAAAGAAACCAAttgggaaaattattttttttttaaaaaaaatatcgattattttgatttttattcaatttgatctcaattttGAAATTCAACAATTAATTAAACCATGAAATCGaacttgattttgaaattcaaaaattGGTTAAATCGATGAAATTGAACGAACATTGTTATTGAAACGATCTTTATGGATCGGTatttaaagagtttttttttaaatctcaatTCACAATCTACGgttaaaaagttaattaattcAATCGATTactaaattaattgatttttttagtgATTTGATTTGTTCAAATTGTTATTGtgatgttcaaatttatttgataagataactaAGTTAAGTCAAATCTAAAATAATCCATTAAACTTGTTAGGCTTGTGTTTGCTGGATTTCTTTTTTATGAGcattgatactatgtttaaggTGGGCCCTTCTGGGATGGGTCAAAGTCCAGGAGATCGACTTACATGTGAGTCAAAGTTAGAACAAGAGAATACCTGACTAGACCTTCGGGCCGATCGGGGCGTAAGTTCCAATCTTATGTGCAGACGAAGTGTTAAGTTAAGGGCTCGCCTGATTGGGTCCTCCAACCAATCTAGCATCGAATCTAGATTTCATAATCAATGATGAAGCATGGAGCTAGGTATCAATTACCCTGACTAAGTGCTCCAGCTGATCGAGTGTATGGTTTGATTGGACATACTAGACACTTAGTTGTATACAGTTCAAATAAAGAAGCTAAATGAAAATCGAGTCGCCAACTGCATTCATAAATATTGACCGGGTACTTCTCAAGAGTAAGGGTCGGTCAAACTATACCAATAATTCAATTGGTTGGTCAAAGTAGTTTATTATGGGCTCCGTAACCcaacaaattattatatttttttggcATTTTATGCCACGGAGGACAGATGATATTCTGCAGGTAAATTGTAATTTTGAAGCTTCCAACCTATCAAATCATAAAGATTTGCAGGCTTATTTTAGGAAAGGTGTCAAAATCATT is a window encoding:
- the LOC121982952 gene encoding actin-depolymerizing factor 1-like; translated protein: MAVHDDCKLKFMELKAKRNFRFIIFKIDENVQQVIIDKLGQPNQSYEDFTLAFPANECRYAVFDFDFITDEHCQKSKIFFISWAPDASKVRSKMLYASSKDKFKRELDGIQVELQATDPSEMSFDIVKARAL